One region of candidate division KSB1 bacterium genomic DNA includes:
- a CDS encoding DUF5989 family protein codes for MGKLSIISEFWQFMRVRKKWWLGPIVLVMLMLSLLIVLTQGSALAPFIYTLF; via the coding sequence ATGGGTAAGCTTTCAATCATCAGCGAATTTTGGCAGTTCATGCGCGTGCGCAAAAAATGGTGGCTGGGCCCGATCGTTCTCGTCATGCTCATGCTCAGCCTGCTGATCGTTTTGACGCAAGGCTCAGCGCTGGCGCCGTTTATTTATACACTTTTTTGA